GAGCAGCGGACAGAGCCGCACCTACAACCTGCGGATCCCGGACGGGTACGACCGGAACCACCCCTACCGACTGATCTTCGGGTTCCACTGGTTGAACGGCTCGGCCAACAACGTCACCTCGGCCGGTTACTACGGGCTTCAGCCGCTGTCGAACAACAGCACGATCTTCGTCGCGCCGCAGGGCCTCAACGCCGGCTGGGCCAACACCAACGGTCGGGACCTGACCCTCTTCGACGACATCTCCCGACAGATCGAGAACGACCTCTGCGTCGACACGACCCAGCGCTTCGCGCTGGGCTGGAGCTACGGCGGGGCCATGAGCTACGCGGTGGCCTGCGCCCGGCCCACCGTCATCCGCGCGGTCACCGTCCTGTCCGGCGCCAACCTCAGCGGATGCAACGGCGGCACCCAACCCGTCGCCTACTTCGGCATCCACGGCACCTTCGACAGCGTGCTGAACATCTCGCAGGGTCGGCAACTGCGCGACACGTTCGTCCGCAACAACGGCTGCACCGCGCAGAGCCCGCGCGAGCCGAGCCGAGGCAGCCTCACCCACATCACCACCGCGTACGCCGGATGTCGAGCCGGCTACCCGGTGCAGTGGGCGGCGTTCGACGGTGACCACACCCCCAGCCCCGTCGACGGGTCCGGCAGCCCGAACGACTCCCGGACGTGGACCTCGGGTGAGATCTGGCGGTTCTTCAGTCAGTTCGAGTCGACCACGCCACCCACCACTCCGCCACCCACCACTCCGCCGCCGACGACCCCGCCCCCGACCACTCCGCCACCCACCACTCCGCCACCGACCGGCGAACCGGGCACCTGCGCCGCCACCTACCGGGCGGTCAACAGTTGGCCCGGTGGCTTCCAGGGCGAGGTGACGGTGGCCAACCCCACGGCCACGACACTCAACGGCTGGACCGTGGGCCTGACCCTGGCCGGCGGCCAGGCCATCAGCAGCCTGTGGAGCGGCACCAACACGGGCACCACCGGTAGCGTCACCGTGCGGAACGCCGCCTACAACGGCACGTTGGGCGCGAACGCCTCGACCACGTTCGGGTTCACCGCCACCGGCGACGGCGCCACCCCACCGAGCAACGTCACCTGCACCAGTCCCTGAGCACGGCAGAAAGAGGGCCCGGAGCCAGCTGGCTCCGGGCCCTCGTGACGTCGGTCGTCAGCCGTTGTCGATCAGACTGGCGATCTCGTTGTAGATCAGGTGCGCCTTCGCGCCCTGGTTCGACGGGCAACCGCCGAGGTGGTGCAGGGCGATCACCCGGTGGCTGGCGTTCAGCACCGGCGAACCCGAGTTGCCGCCGGAGGTGTCACAGCTGTAGCTGATGTTGTAGGTGTTGTAGTTCGCGTTCTTCACCGTGCACGTCGCGCCGTTCTGGGTGTCCTCGTAGATGGACAGTCGCTTCGGGTTGCCGTCGCCATGGCCCGGGACGTACATCCGGGTGCCGGTGGTGGTGGCGGTCGTCGCCAGGTACAGGGTGCCGAACGACTGGATGTTGGCGAAGTTGTTCACCGAGTACAGGGTGTAGTCCAGCTGGCTGGAGCCGCCGCTGCTCACTTTGTAGAGGGTGGCGCCGCTGACCTTGGTGCCGGCGCCCGGGTTCGAGCCGCCACAGGTGGCGCACTGGTAGTTGAACTGCATCTCGCTGCCGCTGACGGCGGACTGCGTCGAGAAGCAGTGCTTGTTCGTCAGCATGCGGTTGGTGTTGCCGACCCGCCAGGTGGTGCACATCCCGCCACCGCTGATCAGCAGCCGCGCCACCGCCCTGCCCTTGGCGTACTCGTTGGGGTGGCTGCTCTGGTAGCAGACCACGTCGCGCCGGGCGTCGGTGCTGCAGACGGACTGCGTGGTGAAGTTGTGCTGCTTGATCTCGGTGGCGTCGTAGCCGCGCCAGAACCGGTCGATGGTCGCGGCGCTGGTGCGGGAGGAGCGGCTGCTGTGCACCGTCACCACAGCGGTGTCGCCGTCCACCGACATCGCCCAGAAGCCCGGTTGTCCGTCGGTGGTGTAGTCCGCGCCGGTCGCCCGGTTCAGGTGGCGGTCGTACCGGTAGCTCTCCCGACCGTCGGGGCTCGACACGGTCACGTACTCGCCGTCGGCCAGGCGCAGTGAGCTGAAGTGCACCTTGACGTACGACGCGCCGGGGTGCCGGATGATCTGCTTCCCGCCCTCCTGTGCGTGTGACAGCGAGCCGTCGATGGTCCGGAGTTCGCCGACCGTGGTGACGCCCTCGGCGGAGAACTGGTCTGCTTCGGGTGCCCGCTGGGATTGCGGCGCGAGTGGTTGAACCGAGTACGCCTCGGCGGCCGGTACCGACAGCAAGCTCAGCCCGAGTGTGCCGGCGCCGAGCGCGACGGCCACCGTTCGTAGGCGGCGCAGGGCATGTTTCATCGTCGCTCCTCCCGAAGAACCAGCACCCAGACGTGCTTGCAGCCTTCATACCGGATAGTGAGAAGACATGCAAGATTATCTATCTTTTGATTGCGCGACCTCATCATCAGTGGCAAGGCCCGACCGTCGTTCCTCGTCTCCCATGAACTGCCCCTGACACAGGCACCCGAGGCGTACGAGCACTTCGACCGACGCGATCACGGCTGGACCAAGGTTCTGCTGCACCCCGGGCAAGAATCCTGACCGCGGCCCCTGAAGCCCCATCGGGCATCACATCGGTCTCGCTGGTCTGCCAGCCCGCTCACCGCCGTCGTCCTGCATTCCGCCGATGACGGCGACGGCACCTCGGTCGGGCCGTGCATTCCGACCGGCCGTCCGTGCAGATCCTGACGGGGTCGGTTCGACGTTGCTGAACCGACCCCGCGCGGAAATTGACAGATCAGAAGAGCCGGATGGAGTCCGAGACCCACTTGGCGGTGGCCGGCACGGTCAGGCTGGTGGTGAATGGGCCGAACCCGCCGTCAGCGTTGGCCAGTGAGGTGCTCATGCTGAACCGGCCGTCGCCGTGGGCGTACATCACTGCCGCGTCCGAGCGTCCGTCACCGTTGTAGTCGCCGGTGATCGTGCGGAACGAGTCCCAGCCCCAGGAGTTCGCCGGCACGGTGTAGCTACCCAGGAACGGGCCGAATCCGCCGGTGGCATCGCTCAGCGACGTGAAGAACTGGATTGAGGTGTCCTTGTGTCGGTACACCATCAGCGCGTCATCGCGGCCATCACCGTTGAAGTCACCGCTGGTGAGCCGGATGGAGTCCGAGACCCACTTGGCGGTGGCCGGCACGGTCAGGCTGGTGGTGAATGGGCCGAACCCGCCGTCAGCGTTGGCCAGTGAGGTGCTCATGCTGAACCGGCCGTCGCCGTGGGCGTACATCACTGCCGCGTCCGAGCGTCCGTCACCGTTGTAGTCGCCGGTGATCGTGCGGAACGAGTCCCAGCCCCAGGAGTTCGCCGGCACGGTGTAGCTACCCAGGAACGGGCCGAATCCGCCGGTGGCATCGCTCAGCGACGTGAAGAACTGGATTGAGGTGTCCTTGTGTCGGTACACCATCAGCGCGTCATCGCGGCCATCACCGTTGAAGTCACCGCTGGTGAGCCGGATGGAGTCCGAGACCCACTTGGCGGTGGCCGGCACGGTCAGGCTGGTGGTGAATGGGCCGAACCCGCCGTCAGCGTTGGCCAGTGAGGTGCTCATGCTGAACCGGCCGTCGCCGTGGGCGTACATCACTGCCGCGTCCGAGCGTCCGTCACCGTTGTAGTCGCCGGTGATCGTGCGGAACGAGTCCCAGCCCCAGGAGTTCGCCGGCACGGTGTAGCTACCCAGGAACGGGCCGAATCCGCCGGTGGCATCGCTCAGCGACGTGAAGAACTGGATTGAGGTGTCCTTGTGTCGGTACACCATCAGCGCGTCATCGCGGCCATCACCATTGAAGTCGGTGTTCCGGTCGGTCGCCCCCGCGGGCGAATTGGCGGTGATCCAGGAAGCCAGGTCGTCGACCCGGGTCTCCACCGCGTCGCGGCGGGCCTCCGTCTCGCCGAGGCAACCGCCCTGCCAGGACGTACGGTGCAGGGCCACCAGCTGAGGCTGCCCACCGACCAGCCGAACAGTGGGACCACCCAGGTCGCCGCGGCAGATGACGGACT
This portion of the Micromonospora zamorensis genome encodes:
- a CDS encoding cellulose binding domain-containing protein, which translates into the protein MLKRRYLLPSIMAAALLLAATAGGALSGGFGATAVAATNGTLAATAGCGKAPTLTNGTRTIQSSGQSRTYNLRIPDGYDRNHPYRLIFGFHWLNGSANNVTSAGYYGLQPLSNNSTIFVAPQGLNAGWANTNGRDLTLFDDISRQIENDLCVDTTQRFALGWSYGGAMSYAVACARPTVIRAVTVLSGANLSGCNGGTQPVAYFGIHGTFDSVLNISQGRQLRDTFVRNNGCTAQSPREPSRGSLTHITTAYAGCRAGYPVQWAAFDGDHTPSPVDGSGSPNDSRTWTSGEIWRFFSQFESTTPPTTPPPTTPPPTTPPPTTPPPTTPPPTGEPGTCAATYRAVNSWPGGFQGEVTVANPTATTLNGWTVGLTLAGGQAISSLWSGTNTGTTGSVTVRNAAYNGTLGANASTTFGFTATGDGATPPSNVTCTSP
- a CDS encoding trypsin-like serine peptidase, coding for MKHALRRLRTVAVALGAGTLGLSLLSVPAAEAYSVQPLAPQSQRAPEADQFSAEGVTTVGELRTIDGSLSHAQEGGKQIIRHPGASYVKVHFSSLRLADGEYVTVSSPDGRESYRYDRHLNRATGADYTTDGQPGFWAMSVDGDTAVVTVHSSRSSRTSAATIDRFWRGYDATEIKQHNFTTQSVCSTDARRDVVCYQSSHPNEYAKGRAVARLLISGGGMCTTWRVGNTNRMLTNKHCFSTQSAVSGSEMQFNYQCATCGGSNPGAGTKVSGATLYKVSSGGSSQLDYTLYSVNNFANIQSFGTLYLATTATTTGTRMYVPGHGDGNPKRLSIYEDTQNGATCTVKNANYNTYNISYSCDTSGGNSGSPVLNASHRVIALHHLGGCPSNQGAKAHLIYNEIASLIDNG
- a CDS encoding FG-GAP-like repeat-containing protein encodes the protein MSAQGCGIPAEHSPSRSAIDRAAGTPHCSPKADQPVPSRTGTPRDAFCPTLSIPSLPFIRKGPPVSSTHHRLTRSAVLLVTAIAASLLNAGSSQAVGAGTAVTDGSFAFAAKIDVGPGLRGCSGALVNPYWVLTAKSCFSVDGQPVAAGAPAKPTTVTVGRPDLTTSTGAVVSALRLVPHADRDVVLVRLSRRVAVTPIALASSAPAVGEQLTVAGFGRTATEWVPDQLHAGPFTVQDVSANSVGMVGAGQSVICRGDLGGPTVRLVGGQPQLVALHRTSWQGGCLGETEARRDAVETRVDDLASWITANSPAGATDRNTDFNGDGRDDALMVYRHKDTSIQFFTSLSDATGGFGPFLGSYTVPANSWGWDSFRTITGDYNGDGRSDAAVMYAHGDGRFSMSTSLANADGGFGPFTTSLTVPATAKWVSDSIRLTSGDFNGDGRDDALMVYRHKDTSIQFFTSLSDATGGFGPFLGSYTVPANSWGWDSFRTITGDYNGDGRSDAAVMYAHGDGRFSMSTSLANADGGFGPFTTSLTVPATAKWVSDSIRLTSGDFNGDGRDDALMVYRHKDTSIQFFTSLSDATGGFGPFLGSYTVPANSWGWDSFRTITGDYNGDGRSDAAVMYAHGDGRFSMSTSLANADGGFGPFTTSLTVPATAKWVSDSIRLF